GAGGGATTTCAGGAATAGTCGCAACGGCCTCAACTCCCTGCAAGcaatataaaacaaacattaacaaGCAGGATCTGATTACAACTTATCAAACTAAAGGTTTCATATACAATAATTATAAATCAAGGCACATTAAAAGTTGGTAGGCAGAGAAAAGcagtcaaattaaaaaataagctTTCTTTTTGCGACAGataaaaacattgagaccactctcatatgttaaatatgaagcaacAGCCAGGTGAGCCGTTTCCCAGTTTCCAAtgacaaattattttattaGACTGTTGCAAGTTGTAGAGAAACCACAGAAAGAAAGCTTTAGTTATACTTGAGACTCTAAACTTGTTAAAGCCTTTGAAATCTGCCGGTTCCTGCtcttttttacaaaataaaagcacatctTTGATTACTGGAGAGAAGTAGTGGGTCAATAAAGTCTTTGAACCAGATCTCAACagatttttaacatttaaaaacggCGGGTTTAAATTTAGAGCTTcaacaattagtcgattaatcaaatagtcgatcaacagaaaattagtCAGCAACAATTTggataatcgattcatcttttcACTCATTTCTCAAGAAAACATGCCAAACATTCTCTAGCTTCTTCAATGATAGTGAAGTGATTATATATaaggtttggactgttggtcgaaTAAAACAAGCAATATGAATACATCACCTTGAGCTGTGAGAAGTTATAATGGgcatttttctgatattttattgaCCAAAAATAAATCCGGGAGATAAATcggtaatgaaaataattgttagttacaGCCCTACTTAAATTATactgaaaaaaatccaaagcaaatgtaaaatgttcttctCATTATGTCTGCTGCTGTCCTTACCTTCTTGCGTTTTTCATGTGTTGTCGAACTGGAGCCTGAATGTGGCCTCTTGGTACTCTGAGTGCCGTTAGCCTTGCTCCCTtttgaggaggaggatgaggggaCAGGCGGAGGGGTGCGTGAACGATGGGAGGACGACGTGGAGGAAGAAGAGTGAGGCGGTCGACTGTGTGacgaggatgatgatgatgatggcttcttcttcttcttgacaGGCGTTGGGGCGTCATATGTGAGGAAAGATTCAAACGACATGGTGGGAGTCTCAaagtcctcttcctcctctttgggTGAAGAGTCTTTCGGCACCCGCAGTCGCCCTGGAAACACAGGGGCGAATGGAAAAGTTAGATGATGCAGTGAATCGTGGGAAATAAAGAGCCAAGTCCTAAGTGACTTACAACTACCAGAAGCTAAGACACGGTGAAACCTTCCAAATAGTTGGTTGGCCGGgtcaaactagggctgcaactcacGATTAAtgtgccaattattttctctattaatTGATTCactgtttagtctataaaatagCAAAAAAAGCCCATCACAAGTTCCCAGACGTCTTCAAGTGacaaatcaaaaaaataaagattagtTTACTAAAATATGTGAAAAGGAAAGAAGATAAGTCTTTACATTTAAGAACAGACAgcaaatatttgacatttatgCTAAATTTGGCATCATTttgcttaatttaaaaaaaattaattataaGTTTCCTGACAGCAGAGTTACTAGTAACAGATTGTATCTCTACAGGATGTTGCTGAATGAATACTGAAACAGAAACTGGTGCACAGAGCTGCACAACTAAtcatcaaataaaaacattgttattatttttggcTTCTACGGTATAATGACTAAAGGTTTATGAAATGCAATTGTATTGTCCGCTTTGTGTTTACAAAAGCATTTCTGGAGCACCAAAACAAGTGCAAAGTGTTCATAGCTGTAATTAACTCATCTCTGCTTTCCAAACATGAGCGGGTGTAATGTAACTGCCTTCTTTATTAGTAATACATCCTTCACATTTGTTGTTGGCTGTGGTATAATTATCATAGAGTCCAGTTTTATTGATCATTAGCTTTAAGAAGTCACTCCATCTCATCGCCTATACCTACCAAAACGTAAATGTTTACAAAACTTATTTAAATTTAAGGTTTTTGTACatttgaggttgttttttttttaggtttttgttgcGCAAAAGATGAAAGTAAAGGCAGTTTTTTGCAATTTGAAATCTTCAATAAAAGTTCAATAAGATAACCAACTGTATAAGGTAAAGAGATAAACAGTCCTGATTTCAATATTGTAATCATAAAACTCATTTCTGGTGTATACTACTGCAGCCCTACTTATGCAGCCTTAACCCGTTTTCCCATTTTTGTTTCCTCTTAAGTAGCTATAATATTCTTATTTTACGCTGTCTAACAGTATCATAAATATATTCTGTATCTTCTTGTTCCAGCTCTTTATTAAAGCGATATAATGTTTACACACTGTTTGCCTACATTGCCTCATAAATTtcagaaaaacaggaaaattaCTCTTGATAAGACTGTAACCAAAGTATCTCAGGTGTCAAAGTGAGCCTCTTCCATCAAACACAAACTgattctatttatttttaacaggaTAGCTCTCCttacatgaaaggggagagagagggggaatgacatgcagcaagggccgcaggtcggaatcgaacccgcAGCGTCGAGAACTGAGCCTCTGTAAATggactctaccaggtgagctacccaggcgcccatcaAACACTAACTGTACgttcacaaacacactcaccatCATCGcctcctttcttcttctcctccctcttaCTCTCATGTGTGGTGGACTTCTTGCTGTGCTTCGCAGACTTCAGTACTGGactctgctgtctctctctgtctgtgctgCGTTTCTTCCCTTCACCgtcttcccttcctcctcctcctcctcctcctcctcctcctcgatcGCTACTCATCTGTGCATGGCGTTGCCGCCGCTCCTCGTCTCTGTCCCTGTTTTTGTCGCCGTGGTGGTGGTTTTTGTTGGGTTCTTTGTTTGGTTTGGTGTGGCGGACCTCTTtgcgaagaggaggaggactaGGCTCAGGCTCAGGCTCAGgatcaggttctggttcaggttCCAGGTCAGGCTCAGGGCTCTCATACTCGTCCGACTGGTAGCCTCCTCGCTGTGGAGGGCTGTACTGCTTGTGTTGAGGAGGTGAGGGCGAGTAGTTCGTGTGAtagcctctctcctcctcctcctcctcctcctcctcctccccctcttcctcctcttcttccatgAAGGAGGGCTCTTCCTCAGGGGAGGGCTCCCGGGTGCGTCTGtggcctcctccacctcctcctgccTCTGGGCCTCGAGGGTGTGTGTGCGAGCGCGGTGCCTCTTTGACGAGGCTGTTGGTGGGTCTGAGGTAGAAAGATACACAGTGGTGAAAAACATAGTACTGTTTGACTCAACTACAGTACTTCAACACAAATGTGATGTATTGGTAATATGTCTGGGAGAGAATCAACAttattgtttgtctttcagTGGTGTGATCATACCATGTTCTGTTGTCCGAATTAATGATTACAAGCAACTTGTAACTACAAAGTAACAATGagtttttaaagctttaaaaaaggtTTCTTCAATGTACTACCTAACAGTGGAACTGACGTCCAGCAGCCTTAATGGATACTGTTTCCATTTGGGGAGACATTGCACTACCACCACATGTATGTATCTGGTGCCCGTAGTTACCAGATACtttgcaaattacattttttcatgaaaaatatgcaataaatcaCATGAAGCTTTAGGAGTTTAACcgacccaacaacaacaacatgtataCGCCTCTTACGAGTTAACATGTCAATAATGAAAAGGACAGTTCTTCACAATGGGCCACATTCACCAAACGTTCTTatgaagaaatgtgttcttatACCCCACTTACGCAGTTTTCACGAAGATTCTGGCCTTCagcaatgttttcttatttgggatATGTTCTTAGGTAGGAACAGAATCTACGCACATtcaagagcactcttacgcacTATTGAGGGCTGACATGTTGAGCAAAATAAGTAGTAAAACCATTTTACTCAGTTCTAATTTAATATTTATCTCCTTGTAAAAACAAATttgtaaataattattttcattattttacacataattataggtttgtttgttttaataaatacacactacAATTACACTTCTGCtaatttgtaaagcactttgaattccCATTGTGAATGAAAAGTgctaggcctatataaataaacttgccttgctttGCCTTCAATTCTCGTCAATAATGTTAACGGGGAACCTTGCCATCCAATAATAGGTGATTGATCACGCTATTTATACGCCCAAAGTATGCATATTTCTGCAGATTAGGACTACACCACACAATGGCGTATTTATAGCTGCTGTGGTGGCCAGCATCTGTCTTCTATGTTTAGAAATATTTTTCTTGCCTCAGATTTCAGATcaaaccatttattttttacttcatcACTTCTGCGCCCTTCTCCAGACAGCGTTCACTGCATGAGTAACTGCATTCTATGCATCGGTTATATTTGCTGCATGTATCCACTGCTGACGCTACTAAATATGATGTCTCGTTTTTCGCTAACTTCTTGCAGCTGCACCTCCACTTCAGAATTACTAaagtttttcctttcttttggaGTCGAGGCCTTCACAGTCTTTACCAAGTCTTTTCAACATTTCTCTTGTGTGCTGTGTCACAGTGTACACACGGCCCTGTCATCTCATGCCCTTTTATGAGAATTAACGGGGCATTTACCTATGCTAAATAGGAGCTACGGGCACAAGCTTTCAATTTACGGAGGCATTAGGATTCATCATTCTAAGAACACGCCTGCgaacaattctgctgtttaagaaAACATCATGAATCAGACGTAGACTCTTTTTTATTAGCATTTTCTGAAACATCAAAGGAGCAATTGAACGGGGAAAATCACTTCCGGAACCGGAGCCGTTTAAAAGGCGGGCTGTTACTTATGAGCTCTATTGGTGCATAAAGttggagctttttatttctcatttatATTTAGCAAGCTGGATTTTAGTCAGCACTCatgaatactgtatatatgaacTTATGACCCTTACCAATTTTTGTAATTGTGTATATTTTGGATGTCCgtttattgaaaataaataaatacattttatatttgttgcACTTTCTCTTACTTTGTTCTGGAACTGCTGCACAACAATTTCCcttgggataaataaagttctgttttatcttatttttctGAACCTGAAAGAAAAGTTGATCAGGAACAAACTTTCAAGAGAGGTAAACTATTGATTACTTCTCCTTGGAGTTTGATGTGCTTGCTTCCTTTCTTATCATGTCTCTCACCTGAAACATCAGCTCAGCAGCATTACTCAACTAAACATGTGCCACAATATGACTCATCTTCAGAGTGAATGTGGTCCAAACTGgagtttatttgtttaaaaaaaagaccacTAGGTCGCCTGGGGGGAGGAAAAACGGGGCCCCTGTTGATTGACAATAAGTTACAAGTAGATGGTGCATCTATATTGTATATGATcattgcagagacagagacatacagtaaCGGGGACATGAGAGCTAAAGCATGGAGCTCTCCACTCCTTACTACTGTTTGCTCGTCTAGGCACAGTAATGCAGAACATACCTGTCCGCAGACTGTGGAACCAGTTTTTTCCATTTGGCTACGAGGCCTTTTGCCACCTCTCCAGCCAGTTGATGTTTCCTAAAAGAATTCACAGTCTTCCCGACACCAGTTTCCTACAAGAGAGAgcaaaacaaagtgaaaacatgGGACACTGatcactctctttctttctcccatcTAAGCCCAGATTTACAAAGTTAATGAAATATTGTTTCGATTTATATTTTTAGCCTAAAAGTCTTACTTTACTTAGATATGAGAAGTGTCTGACATTCTCTTATATcttgtctgtactgtatgtgtttttacttttacagcTGTTACCATATCTTTGGCAGCTTCAGCCGAGTGATCTGATTGGTCAGAAACATGTCGAGGCTGTGCTGATAATTGCCATGAATTGCATatgacaagaaagaaaaagctgACTGAGCACAAAGCATTTTTGTTCCCATAAAAGGTCCAACTCTTATATTGCTTTTCAATTAGAGAAATCAGTGATGAAATGCCTTGCTAAAGAGCTCCTTCCCAAACTGGCTATCTGGTcttgtctgtctgactctgGAGGTCCAGCAGGTCGCTGTAACTTGGAACAGTTTCACCAGAattatagtcctcataaatccaccgaatttaaaattccaacacaaagaaagcggaaggaaacggaaaatacatgcattcgGCGGAacttcctgcagcaccggagcaatcccggaagtggaacgcgaaggatatagactaattggCTGAAAATCTAGTTTAGAAATCAAGATGAACCTTACCACTAGTATGTCCACAGTCATGGGAAGTTCCCCCAGTCTTTTAAAAGTCTTCAGAAGCTGGAAAACAAgagaacatttaaataatttagagAAAGATTCTAGTATTAAAGTGGACAAATTTTCAGCATCAATAGTAGAGCAGAGGTCTACACAGTATGGCTAAACAAGTGGTACTATTACTTTGGTGTTACTGAAAAGAATCTTCATTTAAATCTAAAATCTTTGGAAAGAGTAAAGTAACTATTTCTCTTAGCACTGATGGACTGTAAATTAGTCATTATTaccatatacagtctatgattattTTGGGTTGGACAATATGACATTATATACTGTGAGATTAATACCAAcgtaactattcctttaatatcTCTGCAGGTAATATTATAGCTCTATTAGCAGGACTGCTTGCAGTCAAGACTGCcattttatatgatttttgGTGTTAATGTGATCAAATATTTTGATTTGGTAAGGTATTTAATTGataaacatatttatttaactgGATTATCCAAAAACAAACAGTCACTCCTGTCTCGCTCTTTCATCCATGAACACGGTAAAACtgtagtttgacaaaataatcttatATGTTAATCTTACAGTATAAATTTTCCAGAGTTTACAGCTTCAACTCACGgtcttcctcagcagatggagaTGGCTCAGTTGTCATAGATGACCACCTGTTACCACACGGTGGAAGTTCAATGCTAAGGGTCACCTGGCGACAACTGAGCCATCTCCATGACGATAGAGCAAACTCTATCTGCTAAATTAGAGCAAGAGATGAGGTTGAAGAACAGCAAAAGCAGGCAAGTTCACCTTTAGTTGAGGTTATTTTAATGTCATGtctgaaaatctgaaaaaaggatctctctctctctctctcatatatatatatatatatatatatatatattgcagaaGAAGTGACACAGTGATGTTCttagaataaataaagaaataataatcatcataaaGATAGGATGGAGGTGTCATTCTCAGTCTACTTGTAGCTGTATCATTCATAATACACTGTATGTCATTACTGAAAACAAATCTTCATGATGACCgttcattcatttattaatttgaaAGCATATATCTGTATGCACACACAACCAGTTTATTCACAGGTTTCGATTACAATCATTGTTCAATCACTCCCTTCTGAAtgatttacatgaaaatatTCTCAGATGTGGACTCCCTTTGTTCTCATTATTGTCTTATATAAAGCTCGGTGACCTACAGAAATCACACCTAGTTTATAACGTTACCTGGTGGTTACAGatcatttaaattaaacagcagtGTCTGATTAACACTGCAAACAGCAACATTTAGCAGCCCTGCGTCATGGAGAATGAATAACAACGTGGCCTAACCGGGCCGGGCTGTAGTAAAAATCTCTCAGCTGTGAtttcaccattttttttaaatgacttcgaGTATAGCTCCTGTTTACCAAACCTAACGTTATCACACATATCATGACTGCTTTGTGTTGGGAGGCTACATTTGAGCAGTGAAAGTAAACAAAGGAGAGGTCGgtcattgtcattgttatttATCATCTAACCATGTTAAATTATTTAAGAGCAGATCCCAGTGCAGTGATGTGCAGCTTTTGTGTAACGTGAAATTCCATAAATCAGTTAACATTATAGGCCTGGAGTCGGTGCAACTGTCATTAATTTCCACACGTTAGTGAACGTTAGCTAAAAGGCTAACGGCTACTCTGGCACGAGTTTCGTTGTAAAGATAAATTATGTTGtggttaatgttattattttattaacagATAGAGTGTGTATGGGCGATAATAAACCAAGCTGACAGGTGTTAATATAAGCTAAAAGCCAGCGTAAAGAAGTACGTTATAACTAGTTAAAACCCCTTAATTATCGTGACGTCTCACATGACGCCTTCACAGGCTGTCGAAAATGCTGAAACTCTAAAGTGAGCAATACACGTCCAAATCTATTCAACAATTCAACAAAGTATTGTCTTGGATTCTTCAAAAGTATTAAGATACTAAGAACTTTTACAGTATGCAATACTATCAAAAGTTAGACACGCATATCTAGTGAATTAGAAAGCAATGTAGCCTATTTTCCTTCTGCAATACAGAACATA
Above is a window of Sander vitreus isolate 19-12246 chromosome 14, sanVit1, whole genome shotgun sequence DNA encoding:
- the eloa gene encoding elongin-A; translation: MAEELLETVDRLQSRLLENPEPRKLLKTFKRLGELPMTVDILVETGVGKTVNSFRKHQLAGEVAKGLVAKWKKLVPQSADRPTNSLVKEAPRSHTHPRGPEAGGGGGGHRRTREPSPEEEPSFMEEEEEEGEEEEEEEEEERGYHTNYSPSPPQHKQYSPPQRGGYQSDEYESPEPDLEPEPEPDPEPEPEPSPPPLRKEVRHTKPNKEPNKNHHHGDKNRDRDEERRQRHAQMSSDRGGGGGGGGGGREDGEGKKRSTDRERQQSPVLKSAKHSKKSTTHESKREEKKKGGDDGRLRVPKDSSPKEEEEDFETPTMSFESFLTYDAPTPVKKKKKPSSSSSSSHSRPPHSSSSTSSSHRSRTPPPVPSSSSSKGSKANGTQSTKRPHSGSSSTTHEKRKKGVEAVATIPEIPLPAIQPYYRPLPSIDVTPLSPQRRKVPVCNDEEDSGFTGKRFNSKMVVYSGSKTAYLPRMMTLYEQCIRVLQNNIDSIAEVGGVPFEILEPVLERCTPEQLYRIEQSNQWFTEESDELWMRHCQRDFKRESPQEYESWREMYLRLHDEREERLRMLTQNISSAHANKPKGRQVKMAFVNSVAKPPRDVRRRQEKFGTISGSSATSTAAAAPIKIRPAPTNYSGESSHSSSSQLNPSPSSSRSSAPGGGGPGGGGGGGVGGGPAARDKPQVKKIAPMMAKTIKAFKNRFSRR